The Arachis hypogaea cultivar Tifrunner chromosome 14, arahy.Tifrunner.gnm2.J5K5, whole genome shotgun sequence genome has a segment encoding these proteins:
- the LOC112743546 gene encoding uncharacterized protein, translating to MSSSSVKSYSSALDPLNKAWKTPLLFPTVKPISSLISLFLKAGLALSTVFFFSLLLRLSISHYGQPYNSTTTFNHMLHTQRTQHEPTNVGHIVFGIGGSAATWHTRRHYTELWWRPGVTRGFVWLDQNPSDTDPWPETSPPYKISDNTSSFKYTCPYGTRSAIRMARIVKESFELGLENVRWFVMGDDDTVFFPDNLATVLSKYDHNQMYYIGGNSESVEQDLVHFYTMAYGGGGIAISYPLAEELVTILDGCIDRYAHLFGSDQKIQSCISEIGVEITKEPGFHQVDIRGNPYGLLAAHPVAPLVSLHHLDYVDPIFPNMNRSDSIQKLVTAYKADPGRTLQKSFCYDPLRNWSVSVSWGYSVELYPSLVTTKVLEMAFGTFKTWSSWRSGPFTLNTRPVINDPCEMPLVYSLDSVGNAGFRETRSRYRKNLLRECQREEYKEALGVQHIDVLASRFTPEMWIKAPRRQCCEVMNDGGSRTKESFQVMIRECHRFESVTPP from the exons ATGTCGTCTTCCTCAGTAAAATCATATTCATCGGCTCTAGACCCTCTCAACAAGGCATGGAAAACTCCACTCCTCTTCCCCACCGTGAAACCCATCAGCTCCCTAATCTCTCTCTTTCTCAAAGCTGGTCTTGCTCTTTCAAcagtcttcttcttctcccttctcctCCGCCTCTCCATTTCCCATTACGGCCAACCCTACAACAGCACCACAACCTTCAACCACATGCTCCATACTCAACGAACACAACATGAGCCGACCAACGTCGGCCACATCGTGTTTGGCATTGGCGGCTCAGCCGCCACGTGGCACACTCGGCGCCACTACACCGAGCTCTGGTGGCGTCCAGGAGTTACCAGAGGCTTTGTCTGGCTAGACCAAAATCCGTCAGATACTGACCCGTGGCCAGAGACCTCGCCTCCCTACAAGATCTCTGACAACACGTCATCCTTTAAGTACACGTGCCCATACGGAACGCGGTCTGCGATTCGCATGGCAAGGATAGTGAAGGAGAGCTTCGAGCTGGGTTTGGAGAATGTGAGGTGGTTTGTGATGGGTGATGACGACACGGTTTTCTTCCCCGACAACCTCGCAACGGTTTTATCCAAGTACGATCACAATCAAATGTACTACATTGGTGGGAACTCTGAGAGCGTGGAGCAGGATTTGGTACATTTTTATACCATGGCTTATGGTGGCGGCGGCATCGCCATTAGCTACCCTTTGGCGGAGGAGCTTGTGACGATCTTGGATGGGTGCATTGATCGGTATGCGCATCTTTTTGGGTCTGATCAAAAGATTCAGAGTTGCATCAGCGAGATAGGGGTGGAGATTACCAAAGAACCTGGTTTTCATCAG GTTGATATTCGTGGGAACCCATATGGGTTATTGGCAGCACACCCAGTGGCACCATTGGTGTCACTCCACCACCTTGACTACGTAGATCCAATATTCCCAAACATGAACAGATCCGATTCCATTCAAAAGCTTGTGACAGCATACAAAGCGGATCCAGGCCGGACTCTCCAAAAGAGCTTCTGTTACGACCCACTTCGAAACTGGTCAGTCTCGGTTTCATGGGGATACAGCGTGGAACTTTATCCTTCTTTGGTTACTACCAAGGTTTTGGAAATGGCGTTTGGGACGTTCAAAACTTGGAGTAGTTGGAGAAGTGGGCCTTTTACATTAAATACCCGACCCGTTATCAACGACCCGTGTGAGATGCCCTTGGTGTACTCTTTGGATAGCGTTGGAAACGCCGGTTTCCGAGAGACCCGGTCAAGGTACAGGAAAAACTTGCTAAGAGAGTGTCAGCGCGAGGAGTACAAGGAGGCTCTGGGTGTTCAACACATTGACGTTTTGGCCTCACGGTTTACACCAGAGATGTGGATAAAG GCACCACGTAGACAATGTTGCGAGGTAATGAATGATGGAGGTAGCAGAACGAAAGAGTCATTCCAGGTCATGATTAGGGAATGCCATCGATTTGAGAGTGTGACTCCTCCATAA